The following are encoded in a window of Methylicorpusculum oleiharenae genomic DNA:
- a CDS encoding putative iron-sulfur cluster-binding metallochaperone: MSDCCSPNTPTKTKQICPECGSTCKSVGMPTLYHQVRFPENEAIITDSYFFCPAKTCSVGYFSSAGNIIIPKQHFRSYRAIQNDGLCYCFDIDAEQYLTALKDQRAEPIKAFVMQRTQAGECACEIRNPSGQCCLANFKRLENERKTDVK; this comes from the coding sequence ATGTCTGATTGTTGCAGCCCAAATACACCTACTAAAACCAAACAGATTTGTCCTGAATGCGGCTCCACTTGTAAAAGTGTCGGTATGCCTACGCTTTATCATCAGGTCAGGTTTCCCGAGAATGAGGCAATTATCACTGACAGCTATTTTTTTTGCCCTGCCAAAACATGCTCAGTTGGGTACTTTTCCAGTGCGGGCAACATCATTATTCCAAAACAGCATTTCCGAAGTTATCGAGCCATTCAAAACGACGGGCTTTGTTACTGTTTTGATATTGACGCCGAGCAGTATTTAACGGCGTTAAAAGATCAACGGGCAGAGCCGATCAAAGCTTTCGTCATGCAACGAACTCAAGCCGGGGAATGTGCGTGTGAAATTAGAAACCCGTCAGGCCAATGCTGTTTAGCGAATTTCAAGCGTTTAGAAAATGAGCGCAAAACAGATGTCAAATGA
- a CDS encoding MerR family transcriptional regulator produces the protein MSPLTIGKLAKQTEVTIETIRHYQRIGLLTEPEKPQGGYRCYSDDAITRIRFIKRAQQAGFTLKEIATLLSLDGAHCTDIRQLAEQKCQQINQQIKDLTALRQVLVTLVNDCQETASFERCAILDAFSDDASTKP, from the coding sequence ATGTCGCCTTTAACCATCGGCAAACTTGCCAAGCAAACCGAAGTCACCATTGAGACTATCCGCCACTATCAACGCATTGGTTTACTGACGGAACCAGAGAAACCCCAGGGTGGCTACCGATGTTATTCAGATGATGCGATTACTCGAATCCGCTTTATCAAGCGCGCTCAACAGGCTGGATTTACCTTGAAGGAAATTGCCACTTTATTATCTCTCGATGGAGCTCATTGCACGGATATACGACAACTCGCCGAGCAGAAATGCCAGCAGATCAATCAACAGATTAAGGATTTAACGGCTCTCCGTCAGGTATTGGTAACCCTGGTCAATGACTGTCAGGAGACAGCATCATTCGAGCGTTGCGCCATTCTCGATGCGTTTAGCGATGATGCTTCAACCAAGCCCTGA
- a CDS encoding recombinase family protein, with translation MLIGYARVSTDDQNLDLQRDALEKAGCEKIYTDQQSGASTDRLGLAGVLEIARSDDTLVVWRLDRLGRSLKHLIHLVEKLEQQGIGLRSLQENIDTTTSGGRLVFHLFGALAEFERNLIRERTQAGLSAARARGRLGGRPKLLDPKKRELALRLYKERQHSIVEICQIMGISKSTLYNYLAEQGVNARDAA, from the coding sequence ATGTTGATCGGTTATGCCAGGGTGTCCACTGATGATCAGAATCTGGACTTGCAACGGGACGCGCTTGAAAAAGCGGGTTGCGAAAAGATTTACACGGATCAGCAGAGCGGTGCTAGTACCGACCGTCTTGGTCTGGCCGGTGTTCTGGAAATAGCCCGCTCAGATGACACGCTGGTGGTTTGGCGTCTGGATCGACTGGGGCGCTCTTTGAAACATCTGATCCACCTGGTTGAAAAACTGGAACAGCAAGGCATCGGACTCCGAAGCCTGCAAGAGAATATTGATACCACCACCAGTGGTGGCCGATTGGTGTTTCATCTGTTCGGCGCTTTGGCTGAGTTCGAACGCAACCTGATTCGCGAACGCACCCAGGCGGGATTGTCGGCAGCGCGTGCACGAGGACGGCTAGGCGGTCGGCCAAAGCTACTTGATCCGAAAAAACGCGAGCTAGCGTTACGCCTTTATAAAGAACGCCAACACAGCATCGTGGAAATCTGCCAAATCATGGGGATTTCCAAAAGCACTCTGTATAACTATCTCGCGGAGCAGGGTGTCAATGCCCGCGACGCGGCATAG
- a CDS encoding IS481 family transposase: MPTDSLLALRQRLDRLPPKSPERAAQVKSIAELYAVSTDTVYRALRDLHKPKAAQRGDRGKPRVLPKPELEHYCELIAALKLRTTNKKGRHVSTCRAIELMEKYGLETPQGLIRVPKGLLTASTVNYYLSYWKLDQPRLTRQPPAVRFQAELSNACWQFDMSPSELKHVKAPLWIEPSRGAPTLMLYSIVDDRSGVGYEEYRCVYGEDAESALRFLFNAMAPKPYMPDFPFQGIPEMIYMDCGPVSKSRVFQNVMDALGTNWQTHMPAGKDGRRVTARATGKVERPFRTVKEVHETLYHFHQPQNEAEANLWLQNYLLDYNRKPHRSEPHTRLEDWLANLPAIGFREMCSWEQFCRFAREPERHKVGADARVSVDGTAYEVAPELAGETVLLLWGLFDTELYVEYDGERSGPYAPISGPIPLNRYRAFKKTAIDEKADRIRQLADQLGLPIAALTGETDFQLTEPAILKEDLPRQPFITDLQEYHYPSKIAAKLAIADEIAKPLAKLTPNDRAFIDNVLAETLARSIVLTRIREYFRHQETQGGQHAG; encoded by the coding sequence ATTCCAACTGACTCGCTGTTGGCATTGCGCCAACGGCTGGATCGATTGCCCCCAAAAAGTCCGGAACGAGCTGCCCAGGTCAAATCCATCGCCGAACTCTACGCCGTTTCCACCGACACGGTTTATCGCGCACTCCGGGATTTACACAAACCCAAGGCCGCCCAGCGCGGCGACCGTGGCAAACCGCGTGTGCTACCGAAACCAGAACTGGAGCACTACTGCGAACTGATCGCGGCATTGAAACTGCGGACGACTAACAAGAAGGGCCGCCATGTTTCCACTTGCCGGGCCATCGAACTGATGGAAAAATATGGCTTAGAAACCCCACAAGGATTGATCCGTGTTCCCAAAGGTTTATTAACTGCCAGTACAGTAAATTATTACCTGAGCTACTGGAAACTCGATCAACCGCGATTGACCCGACAACCCCCCGCAGTGCGGTTCCAGGCCGAATTAAGCAACGCTTGCTGGCAATTCGATATGTCGCCTTCCGAGCTTAAACATGTTAAAGCACCCTTGTGGATTGAACCCAGCCGAGGTGCGCCCACCCTGATGCTATACAGCATTGTCGATGACCGCAGTGGAGTAGGGTATGAGGAATATCGTTGTGTCTACGGTGAAGATGCCGAATCGGCGTTGCGGTTTCTGTTCAATGCCATGGCGCCCAAACCCTACATGCCGGATTTTCCGTTTCAAGGCATTCCGGAAATGATCTACATGGATTGTGGCCCGGTGTCCAAGAGCCGGGTTTTCCAGAATGTGATGGATGCATTGGGTACCAATTGGCAAACCCACATGCCAGCGGGAAAAGATGGCCGCCGCGTCACTGCTCGTGCTACCGGCAAAGTTGAACGGCCGTTTCGTACCGTGAAAGAGGTACATGAAACCCTGTATCATTTCCATCAGCCGCAGAATGAGGCCGAAGCCAACTTGTGGTTGCAAAATTATTTGTTGGACTACAACCGGAAGCCACATCGGAGCGAACCACACACACGGCTGGAGGACTGGCTCGCCAACTTGCCGGCAATTGGTTTTCGCGAAATGTGTTCCTGGGAACAGTTTTGCCGGTTTGCTCGGGAGCCAGAGCGGCACAAGGTCGGGGCCGATGCGCGGGTTTCGGTGGATGGTACCGCCTATGAGGTAGCGCCGGAACTGGCCGGTGAAACCGTGTTGCTACTATGGGGGTTATTCGACACCGAACTCTATGTCGAATACGATGGCGAACGTTCCGGGCCATACGCTCCTATTTCAGGCCCCATTCCCCTTAATCGGTACCGGGCCTTCAAGAAAACGGCAATAGACGAAAAGGCTGATCGCATCCGGCAACTTGCCGATCAACTCGGGCTTCCCATCGCCGCATTAACCGGTGAAACGGATTTCCAACTGACGGAACCGGCGATATTAAAGGAAGATCTGCCGCGGCAGCCCTTCATCACCGACCTTCAGGAATACCATTATCCTAGCAAGATCGCGGCTAAGCTGGCTATCGCCGATGAAATTGCCAAGCCATTAGCTAAGCTTACACCCAATGATCGCGCATTCATCGACAACGTGCTAGCCGAAACCCTCGCGCGAAGTATCGTACTTACACGCATCCGGGAATACTTTAGACACCAAGAAACCCAAGGGGGTCAACATGCGGGTTGA
- a CDS encoding ExeA family protein, which yields MRVEVMDYYGLTKPLNRAGYYETEHHSQLFKNIRGAIHEGRIIVLYGVIGSGKTVTLRRLQQQLKDENKVTVSRSQAVEKHNVKLNTLMAALFYDLSAGKKVRIPSRSEDRERELQELVKKGKRPVALFIDDAHALKDDALTGIKRLMEVIESDGGCLSVVLAGWPKLRNDLRRPKLEEIGLRTDMFSMDGITGSQREYIRWLLTTCTGRQEGIEALMTADAIDLLASRLRTALQIEWHLTQAFEAGYQSGELPVDAELVETVLSKHLDDMEATITRQGYGLRELVQNFDAKPAEIKALFANQLDPVRASELRDRMRLAGLPI from the coding sequence ATGCGGGTTGAAGTGATGGACTATTATGGGCTAACCAAACCACTGAATCGCGCCGGTTATTACGAAACCGAACATCACAGTCAATTGTTCAAGAATATTCGCGGTGCTATCCATGAAGGCCGGATTATCGTTCTCTACGGCGTCATTGGCAGCGGCAAAACCGTCACTTTACGGCGATTGCAGCAACAACTGAAAGACGAAAATAAAGTCACCGTCTCCCGCTCACAGGCGGTAGAAAAGCACAACGTTAAACTGAACACACTGATGGCGGCACTGTTCTACGATCTGTCAGCCGGAAAGAAGGTCAGGATACCTTCCCGATCCGAGGACCGTGAACGGGAATTACAGGAGTTGGTCAAAAAGGGCAAACGCCCGGTGGCTTTATTTATCGACGATGCCCATGCCTTGAAAGATGACGCTTTAACCGGCATCAAACGGCTTATGGAAGTGATTGAAAGCGATGGCGGATGTTTGTCAGTAGTCCTTGCGGGTTGGCCCAAGCTGCGTAATGATTTGCGCCGCCCCAAATTGGAAGAAATCGGCTTACGTACCGATATGTTTTCAATGGATGGTATCACGGGCAGCCAACGTGAATACATTCGATGGTTGCTCACTACCTGCACCGGACGCCAGGAAGGGATAGAGGCATTGATGACCGCCGATGCCATCGATCTCTTGGCAAGCCGGTTACGGACAGCCTTACAGATCGAATGGCATCTCACTCAGGCTTTTGAAGCCGGTTATCAATCAGGCGAATTACCGGTAGATGCTGAATTGGTCGAAACGGTACTCTCCAAGCATTTGGATGATATGGAGGCCACCATCACGCGGCAAGGCTATGGTCTGCGGGAATTGGTGCAGAACTTTGATGCAAAACCGGCAGAAATCAAAGCGCTATTTGCCAACCAGCTCGATCCAGTCCGTGCCAGCGAGCTACGAGATCGTATGCGCCTGGCTGGATTACCAATTTGA